A genomic region of Runella rosea contains the following coding sequences:
- the gatA gene encoding Asp-tRNA(Asn)/Glu-tRNA(Gln) amidotransferase subunit GatA has translation MKYYTSLREIQADLNDGSVSCRQLVAYYLKNIEEKNAQLNAFLAVYGEEARQRAEEIDQKIAAGKAGRLAGMVVGIKDVLCYKDHGLQAGSKILDGFVSQFTATAVQRILDEDAIIIGRQNCDEFAMGSSNENSAFGVVRNAADVSRVPGGSSGGSAVAVQADMCLASLGSDTGGSVRQPAAFCGLVGFKPTYGRISRWGLVAYGSSFDCIGPITKSVEDAALLVEIMAGADEFDSTVSTQPVGDYTHLSGLLKHPLRIGYLREGVESEGLQPEMKQAMLAKLEVLREQGHTVEPVDFDLLSYILPTYYILTTAESSSNLSRFDGVRYGYRSNKAEDLTSLYKKSRSEGFGKEVKRRIMLGTFVLSASYYDAYYTKAQKVRRLMKEQTDRVFEKYDFLLMPTTPTTAFPIGDKTEDPLQMYLADIFTVQANVVGNPAISIPNGVDAQGLPMGLQIMGKPFGEAELLAFSNQLTETNTPQPSVA, from the coding sequence TTGAAGTACTACACATCGCTTCGTGAAATACAGGCAGATTTGAATGACGGTTCCGTTTCGTGTCGTCAGTTGGTAGCGTATTATCTAAAAAATATTGAAGAGAAAAACGCTCAATTGAATGCTTTTTTGGCAGTTTATGGGGAAGAGGCTCGGCAGCGTGCTGAAGAAATCGACCAGAAAATTGCAGCAGGAAAAGCAGGGCGCTTGGCTGGAATGGTGGTTGGAATCAAAGATGTATTGTGCTACAAAGACCACGGCTTACAAGCAGGCAGTAAAATTCTGGATGGATTTGTGTCGCAGTTTACGGCTACTGCCGTGCAGCGAATTTTGGACGAGGATGCCATTATCATCGGGCGTCAGAATTGCGATGAGTTTGCCATGGGCTCTTCCAATGAAAACTCGGCTTTTGGGGTGGTTCGAAACGCCGCCGACGTTAGCCGCGTGCCTGGTGGCTCTTCGGGAGGGTCAGCAGTAGCTGTGCAGGCCGATATGTGTTTGGCTTCTTTGGGGTCTGATACGGGTGGCTCAGTGCGACAACCAGCGGCTTTTTGCGGACTGGTTGGTTTTAAGCCTACTTACGGACGCATTTCGCGCTGGGGTTTGGTGGCGTATGGTTCTTCGTTTGACTGCATAGGCCCTATTACCAAAAGTGTTGAAGATGCGGCGCTACTGGTAGAAATCATGGCTGGTGCTGACGAATTTGACAGTACTGTCTCAACGCAACCCGTGGGTGATTATACGCATTTATCGGGCCTTCTAAAACATCCCTTGCGCATAGGGTATCTGCGCGAGGGGGTAGAAAGTGAAGGATTGCAGCCCGAAATGAAGCAAGCCATGTTGGCTAAATTGGAAGTGCTTCGCGAGCAGGGCCATACGGTAGAGCCGGTGGACTTTGATTTACTTTCGTACATTCTTCCCACGTATTATATTCTCACAACGGCGGAATCCAGCTCAAATCTCTCTCGATTTGATGGGGTTCGTTATGGCTATAGAAGTAACAAAGCAGAAGATTTAACTTCTCTTTACAAGAAATCACGTAGTGAAGGCTTCGGAAAGGAAGTGAAGCGCCGGATTATGCTCGGAACGTTTGTCCTGAGCGCGAGTTATTATGATGCTTATTATACCAAAGCCCAGAAAGTACGTCGGTTGATGAAAGAACAAACTGACCGAGTATTTGAAAAATACGATTTTTTACTGATGCCAACTACACCTACCACGGCCTTTCCGATTGGGGATAAAACCGAGGACCCGCTGCAAATGTATTTGGCGGATATTTTTACGGTTCAGGCCAATGTAGTAGGAAATCCCGCCATCTCCATTCCCAACGGAGTGGATGCGCAGGGATTGCCAATGGGATTGCAAATCATGGGAAAACCTTTTGGAGAGGCCGAATTGTTGGCTTTTTCAAATCAACTAACAGAAACAAATACACCGCAACCGTCTGTTGCGTAG
- a CDS encoding phosphoheptose isomerase translates to MEPIVPTKQEVFSKIAASLAEQGFNVVKEDQTRPWGGFFVLDESQTPQFAATYFPTVELSSLQITQKLSPKILVVAPEKRLSWQYHHRRAEIWRVVSGTVGVVTSETDAETEVKSYQPGELIVLKQGERHRLVGLAEWGILAEIWQHTDATNPSDEEDIVRVQDDFGR, encoded by the coding sequence ATGGAACCGATTGTACCCACAAAACAGGAAGTATTTTCGAAGATTGCGGCCTCGTTGGCTGAGCAAGGATTCAACGTTGTGAAAGAAGACCAGACTCGCCCTTGGGGAGGCTTTTTTGTCTTGGATGAGTCGCAGACCCCTCAATTTGCGGCTACGTATTTTCCAACCGTAGAACTTTCTTCGCTGCAAATTACTCAAAAATTGAGCCCTAAAATTCTGGTAGTAGCTCCCGAAAAGCGGCTCTCATGGCAATACCACCACCGCCGTGCCGAAATCTGGCGGGTAGTATCGGGTACAGTGGGCGTTGTGACGAGTGAAACCGATGCGGAAACCGAAGTGAAATCCTATCAACCTGGTGAGCTGATTGTGTTGAAACAAGGAGAGCGTCATCGACTGGTTGGACTGGCAGAATGGGGTATTTTGGCCGAAATTTGGCAACACACAGATGCCACAAATCCCTCAGATGAAGAGGATATCGTACGTGTGCAGGATGATTTTGGAAGATAA
- a CDS encoding YkvA family protein: protein MPSGSTTDNILVRVLKSVFFKTATGKAGRYARNTGSLLQLLRDVLSKTNALKGAGYEALREKVGVLTRLLKAYATGDYRIVPWKTLTRIIAVLIYFLSPIDFIPDILPVVGFTDDIALIVWLFNAISTDLNDFREWESKRNTISID, encoded by the coding sequence ATGCCTTCCGGGTCCACTACTGATAATATTCTTGTACGGGTGTTGAAGTCTGTTTTTTTTAAAACTGCGACGGGTAAAGCGGGCCGTTATGCACGCAACACGGGCAGTCTTTTGCAGCTTTTACGTGATGTTTTAAGCAAAACCAACGCGCTGAAAGGGGCGGGTTATGAAGCCTTGCGGGAAAAAGTTGGGGTTTTGACGCGATTACTCAAGGCCTATGCCACGGGAGATTATAGAATTGTGCCTTGGAAAACACTGACGCGCATTATTGCGGTGTTGATTTATTTTCTTTCACCCATCGATTTTATTCCGGATATTTTGCCAGTGGTGGGTTTTACCGACGATATTGCCCTCATTGTATGGCTTTTTAATGCCATTAGTACCGACTTGAATGACTTCCGTGAATGGGAATCTAAACGAAATACCATCTCAATAGACTGA
- a CDS encoding UDP-2,3-diacylglucosamine diphosphatase, producing MSYPQLEVSLTTHKKIYFASDFHLGAPNHTESMVRERRLVRWLESIRHDAQMICLVGDLFDFWYEHRRVVPQGFVRFMGKLAELTDAGIQIIAFPGNHDMWMSGYFEKELNIQTFRKPLELSVNAQASTTRFFITHGDGRGPGDHSYKVLQRVFESRLARWSFGNILHPDWALWLGQTWANYSWRKNDKEIKPKFLGEEKEWLLLYAKEEEKKAHHDYYVFGHRHIELDYPVNDQSRIFILGDWIVDNTYAVFDGQTMKLHNYPHHSPEK from the coding sequence ATGTCTTACCCACAGCTAGAAGTTTCGTTAACCACCCATAAAAAAATTTATTTTGCCTCTGATTTCCACCTCGGTGCCCCCAATCATACCGAAAGCATGGTTCGTGAAAGAAGATTAGTACGCTGGCTGGAGTCAATTAGGCATGATGCCCAAATGATATGCTTAGTAGGTGATTTATTTGATTTTTGGTACGAACACCGCCGGGTTGTTCCGCAAGGGTTTGTGCGGTTTATGGGAAAATTGGCGGAGCTTACCGATGCTGGAATTCAAATCATTGCCTTCCCCGGCAATCATGATATGTGGATGAGCGGGTATTTTGAAAAAGAATTGAATATTCAAACCTTTCGTAAGCCGCTCGAATTATCAGTCAACGCTCAAGCGAGTACAACACGTTTTTTTATCACCCACGGCGATGGGCGCGGCCCAGGCGACCATTCGTATAAAGTACTTCAAAGAGTATTTGAGAGTCGATTGGCCCGGTGGTCTTTTGGCAATATCCTTCACCCTGATTGGGCACTTTGGTTGGGGCAGACCTGGGCAAATTATAGTTGGCGCAAAAACGACAAAGAAATCAAACCTAAGTTTCTGGGCGAAGAAAAGGAATGGTTATTGCTGTATGCCAAAGAAGAGGAGAAAAAAGCACACCACGATTATTACGTATTTGGCCACCGACACATTGAACTAGATTACCCTGTCAATGACCAAAGCCGCATTTTTATCTTAGGTGACTGGATTGTTGACAACACCTACGCCGTGTTTGACGGTCAAACAATGAAGTTGCATAATTATCCCCACCACAGTCCCGAAAAGTAA
- a CDS encoding sensor histidine kinase, which yields MNKLIITIFLCCFGTATAQLKPIAKDDSLLRSSKKQWLNPQTKPIQKAKALQRIVVLYFQNQSSTDSLAFYNDLYLRYAWEHKLKTFIVDAYFQKVKAQRGRGDWIALIKTGQEALHKIDSLKISVSAHQKSLIIAEMVYGYIFLSDIEKAVSYTQQSIESLKKENQNGANNLQISMMYLTTARAFGYTNDYLTSGLYLDSSLVYINQTNDILQKYYILNDWVSNKIDLKKYQEVLPTAYQCLRFFEKNANNRGLTEIQMLMGRLFLGLKKYDEAIVFSKKNIEKITNAQILYRTYETLYHAHKAKNQLAEALIAHEHYIEFRDKLFNEQVSNTKVALERRFAEEKAAVLLNKEKAEVTIQKRYRNYFIAGAMLLAIVSAGLFFNRRLLQKQNQEIEYQRDTIENLKVNLEAKVQLRTAELQKAYDEIKDAMQRGQNLERRCMAADLHDNLGSLLTAISISLDNINPLNLNHREKKIYTNIISMTENAYAEIRLLSHNLMPEVLQREELPQALEQFVRKLNLNQKIHFSVKINALPTLSNVVSLNVYAICLELVQNIIKHSKATESTICIFENGPILWVEVTDNGKGLPRNQHKGFGIGNIQTRLAAIGGEFLVDNGYSRGTKIIISVPLEDDQIKTNSEFI from the coding sequence ATGAATAAGCTCATTATTACTATTTTTCTTTGTTGTTTTGGGACAGCAACGGCGCAGCTAAAACCTATCGCGAAAGATGACAGCTTGCTGAGGTCTTCCAAAAAACAATGGCTCAACCCTCAAACTAAACCTATCCAAAAAGCCAAAGCACTCCAACGCATCGTTGTTTTATACTTTCAGAATCAATCTTCTACCGACTCACTTGCTTTTTATAATGATTTATACCTCCGTTACGCGTGGGAGCACAAGCTCAAAACTTTTATTGTTGACGCTTATTTTCAGAAAGTCAAGGCCCAGCGTGGGCGAGGCGATTGGATTGCATTGATAAAAACCGGACAGGAAGCCCTCCACAAGATAGATTCACTAAAAATATCCGTCTCGGCACACCAGAAAAGTCTCATCATTGCTGAAATGGTGTATGGGTACATTTTTTTAAGTGATATAGAAAAGGCCGTTTCTTATACCCAACAGAGCATCGAATCCCTCAAAAAAGAGAACCAAAACGGTGCAAACAACTTACAGATTTCGATGATGTACCTGACTACCGCCCGGGCTTTTGGCTACACCAACGACTACCTTACTTCTGGCCTCTACCTAGACAGTTCGCTGGTGTATATTAACCAAACCAACGACATTTTACAGAAATACTACATCCTCAACGACTGGGTAAGCAATAAAATTGACCTTAAAAAGTACCAAGAGGTACTACCTACGGCTTATCAGTGCCTGCGTTTTTTCGAGAAAAACGCCAATAATCGCGGCCTGACCGAGATTCAGATGCTCATGGGGCGGCTCTTCTTGGGACTAAAAAAGTATGATGAAGCGATTGTTTTCAGTAAAAAAAACATCGAAAAAATCACCAATGCCCAGATTTTATACCGAACATACGAAACACTTTATCACGCTCATAAAGCTAAAAATCAGTTGGCAGAAGCCCTCATTGCCCACGAACACTACATAGAGTTCAGGGATAAGCTATTCAATGAGCAAGTATCTAACACCAAAGTAGCTTTAGAAAGAAGATTCGCAGAAGAAAAAGCGGCGGTTTTGCTCAACAAAGAAAAGGCCGAAGTTACGATTCAGAAGCGCTATAGAAATTATTTCATTGCAGGCGCTATGCTATTGGCAATTGTCTCAGCGGGTTTGTTTTTTAATCGAAGGCTGCTACAAAAACAAAACCAAGAAATTGAATACCAAAGAGATACCATTGAAAACCTCAAGGTCAATCTGGAAGCAAAGGTACAGTTAAGAACCGCCGAATTGCAAAAAGCATACGACGAAATCAAAGACGCCATGCAACGCGGGCAAAACCTTGAACGCAGGTGCATGGCCGCCGACCTACACGACAACCTGGGGAGCCTTCTGACCGCAATTAGTATTTCCTTAGACAACATTAACCCCCTGAACCTCAATCATCGTGAAAAAAAAATCTACACCAATATCATTTCAATGACTGAAAACGCCTACGCAGAAATCAGGCTCCTCTCCCACAACCTTATGCCCGAAGTGCTCCAAAGAGAGGAGCTGCCACAGGCATTAGAACAGTTTGTGAGAAAACTTAATTTGAACCAAAAAATTCATTTTTCTGTAAAAATCAATGCTTTACCTACCCTCAGCAACGTAGTTTCTCTCAATGTGTACGCCATTTGTCTGGAACTCGTTCAGAACATCATCAAACACTCAAAAGCCACCGAATCCACCATTTGTATTTTTGAAAACGGCCCAATATTATGGGTAGAAGTAACCGACAACGGCAAAGGATTACCAAGAAATCAACACAAAGGCTTTGGAATCGGCAATATTCAAACGAGATTGGCAGCGATTGGGGGTGAGTTTTTGGTAGATAATGGCTATTCCCGAGGGACTAAAATTATAATTTCAGTCCCCTTGGAGGATGATCAAATTAAAACTAATTCTGAGTTTATTTAA
- a CDS encoding lytic transglycosylase domain-containing protein produces the protein MMELKRIAGIGMLMGMFWLGTGTSSRSQNVEISTNTVEEELLQVEAFADSTVPEMVIRERLAKLQNEIPLRYHKVTHQFVEHFIYRKPDFVKRMLEQMHLFFPLYEQTLEKYGMPRELKFLSLIESGLNPRIISYAGAGGLWQFMPATGREYGMHQDDYIDERFDPVKSTDAACRYLKRLYNAFGDWEMALAAYNVGPGNVKRAMRRSGSSSFWGIYNFLPKQTRHYVPQFVAMTYLMHYHADHGLFPDVPEFPTVSDTIQVSGYFNLMTFAKLGGMTMDELYKLNPMLINTELPSKTKNCVLRVPNHCYHYLTENRQMIWDSASKSPFSTVSALASNGSLMENGEETEEETDETDTVLKTKKVYHTVRRGETLGKIANRYRVSASELKKWNKLRSNSIQRGKRLVVLKETKALPQVAAASSKAKAQAKIKIRYHRVQSGDTLSTIAERYGIDVSRLKKINRLRGNMVRKGQKLLVG, from the coding sequence ATGATGGAATTGAAGCGAATCGCGGGGATAGGAATGTTGATGGGAATGTTTTGGCTTGGAACTGGTACATCCAGTCGTTCACAAAATGTAGAAATAAGCACCAACACGGTAGAAGAAGAACTGTTGCAGGTAGAAGCCTTCGCGGATTCGACGGTGCCTGAAATGGTAATTCGAGAACGTTTGGCCAAGTTACAAAACGAGATTCCGCTGAGGTATCATAAGGTTACACATCAATTTGTTGAACATTTTATTTATCGTAAGCCAGACTTCGTGAAGCGAATGCTGGAGCAGATGCATCTTTTTTTTCCACTTTACGAGCAAACCCTCGAAAAATACGGGATGCCGCGTGAGTTGAAATTTCTCTCATTGATTGAGTCAGGGCTGAACCCCCGCATTATCTCCTACGCGGGAGCGGGTGGTTTGTGGCAGTTTATGCCCGCTACGGGGCGCGAATACGGAATGCATCAGGATGATTACATCGATGAGCGCTTTGACCCCGTAAAATCGACCGACGCGGCTTGTCGGTACTTAAAGCGCCTCTATAATGCATTTGGAGATTGGGAAATGGCTTTGGCCGCATATAACGTAGGCCCTGGCAACGTAAAACGCGCGATGCGCCGCTCTGGGTCGAGCTCGTTTTGGGGGATTTATAATTTCCTGCCCAAACAAACACGCCATTATGTACCCCAGTTTGTGGCGATGACCTATTTGATGCATTACCATGCGGATCATGGCCTCTTTCCTGATGTTCCTGAATTCCCAACGGTGTCGGATACAATTCAGGTTTCAGGATATTTTAATCTGATGACTTTCGCAAAGCTGGGGGGAATGACGATGGATGAGCTGTATAAGCTGAACCCCATGCTTATCAACACTGAATTGCCCTCCAAAACGAAGAACTGCGTATTGCGGGTGCCCAATCATTGTTATCATTATTTGACCGAAAACCGTCAAATGATTTGGGATTCTGCTTCAAAGTCGCCTTTCAGTACCGTTAGTGCGCTTGCATCCAATGGTAGTTTAATGGAAAATGGCGAGGAGACAGAAGAAGAAACAGATGAAACCGATACCGTTCTCAAAACCAAAAAGGTATACCATACGGTTCGCAGGGGCGAAACGTTAGGGAAAATTGCCAACCGTTATCGTGTAAGTGCAAGTGAGCTGAAAAAATGGAATAAACTGCGTTCGAATTCCATTCAGCGAGGAAAACGACTGGTTGTCCTCAAAGAAACTAAGGCATTACCTCAGGTAGCTGCCGCCTCTTCTAAAGCAAAAGCTCAAGCAAAAATTAAAATTCGGTATCATCGCGTACAATCTGGCGATACGCTGTCTACCATTGCTGAACGTTATGGAATAGATGTATCACGCCTGAAAAAAATCAATCGCTTACGGGGTAATATGGTCCGTAAAGGCCAAAAATTATTGGTTGGATAG
- a CDS encoding Sec-independent protein translocase subunit TatA/TatB: protein MNMLSILLFLGLGGQEILLIGLIVLLLFGAKKIPELMKGLGKGIREFKDASKEVKENIEKGLDDVSR, encoded by the coding sequence ATGAATATGCTTTCGATCTTATTGTTTTTAGGCTTAGGAGGACAAGAAATCCTTTTGATTGGCCTTATCGTATTGCTGCTTTTCGGAGCGAAAAAAATTCCTGAGCTCATGAAAGGGCTGGGAAAAGGCATTCGTGAGTTTAAAGATGCCTCTAAAGAGGTAAAAGAAAACATTGAAAAAGGACTGGACGACGTAAGTCGCTAG
- a CDS encoding putative signal transducing protein: MVPSNWEKVFETSFQHRAEIVREYLEQQGISAVIINKQDSSYHFGKCELYVPVKDAIIAKTIVVNEISFG, from the coding sequence ATGGTACCTAGTAACTGGGAAAAAGTGTTTGAAACAAGTTTTCAGCACCGTGCCGAGATTGTGCGCGAATATTTGGAACAGCAAGGAATCTCGGCTGTAATCATCAATAAACAAGATAGCAGTTACCATTTTGGAAAATGTGAGTTGTATGTTCCCGTGAAAGATGCTATCATTGCCAAAACAATTGTAGTGAATGAAATCTCGTTTGGATAG
- the hemJ gene encoding protoporphyrinogen oxidase HemJ: MALFYIKAFHIIGAVAWFAGLFYLVRMFVYHAEADQKPEHLRQPFKEQFGLMEWRAYKIICNPAMMLTWACGLTMTILNPAYWQMGWFHVKFSTIILLTVYHLWCKRIIVKLEKGEKPYDSFQFRLLNELPTIFLVSIVLLGVLKDMLDFLYAFGGVMLFGVVLFMFAKAYKKRREG, encoded by the coding sequence ATGGCTCTTTTTTACATCAAAGCCTTTCATATCATCGGTGCTGTAGCGTGGTTTGCAGGTTTATTTTATTTGGTCCGGATGTTTGTTTATCACGCCGAAGCCGACCAAAAACCCGAACATCTACGTCAACCTTTTAAGGAACAATTTGGACTTATGGAGTGGCGTGCTTACAAAATTATTTGTAATCCTGCCATGATGCTCACATGGGCCTGCGGCCTGACCATGACCATTCTCAATCCCGCCTATTGGCAGATGGGTTGGTTCCACGTTAAATTTTCTACCATTATTCTGCTTACCGTTTATCACCTCTGGTGTAAACGTATCATCGTAAAGTTAGAAAAAGGCGAAAAACCTTATGATTCTTTCCAGTTTCGTCTGCTCAATGAGCTTCCCACCATTTTTTTGGTCAGTATTGTACTGCTAGGGGTTTTAAAAGATATGCTTGACTTCTTGTACGCTTTTGGAGGTGTAATGCTGTTTGGCGTCGTGCTGTTTATGTTTGCCAAAGCGTATAAAAAGCGGCGCGAGGGGTAA
- a CDS encoding YfiT family bacillithiol transferase: MESLKYPIGRFQTGKTYTMAETQSQIQTISALPSKLFNIVNPLSASQLETPYRPGGWTVTQTVHHVVDSHMNAYIRFKLALTEDNPFIKPYEEALWAELADGKGAPLDWSLQLLKYLHLRWVMLLNSLTETELQRTYFHPETKRVFALQEVVAMYAWHSEHHYEHIHQLCLREGWILE; this comes from the coding sequence ATGGAATCACTCAAATATCCTATCGGTCGGTTTCAAACTGGTAAAACATACACAATGGCTGAAACCCAATCTCAGATTCAGACCATCAGTGCTTTGCCTTCCAAACTGTTTAATATCGTCAATCCGTTAAGTGCAAGCCAATTAGAGACGCCCTATCGCCCTGGCGGATGGACGGTTACTCAAACGGTTCATCACGTGGTCGATAGCCACATGAATGCCTACATTCGTTTTAAATTGGCATTGACTGAAGATAATCCATTCATCAAACCGTATGAAGAGGCGCTTTGGGCGGAGCTGGCCGACGGGAAAGGCGCGCCCTTAGACTGGTCGTTGCAGTTACTTAAATACTTGCACTTGCGTTGGGTCATGCTGCTTAATTCACTGACCGAAACAGAATTACAGCGTACTTATTTTCATCCCGAAACAAAGCGTGTATTTGCCTTACAAGAGGTGGTTGCTATGTATGCTTGGCACAGCGAGCACCACTATGAGCACATTCATCAACTATGCCTGCGTGAAGGATGGATTTTGGAATAA
- a CDS encoding carboxypeptidase-like regulatory domain-containing protein, translating into MQLNIKYNFLILILAILVSAVTSSEVKAQGQVKSIMFTGRVVGVKGTQTLGKAYILIPRAGRGTLADEGGYFALPVFPGDSIVFSYLGYQKQYHIIPRRHMEESYSAIILMKEDVKTLAEVKVYPYATEEEFKKAFVAMKLPDEFERANLEQNTRQELLMQMAAVTPLSAAGNYRNFMDQQIFGRENAANRSFTTAVPFLNPFAWAKFINSVKNGDLKKKEYRSILNQAPRESITRQDVMKK; encoded by the coding sequence ATGCAACTTAATATAAAATACAACTTCCTTATTTTGATATTGGCGATACTGGTGAGTGCAGTGACTTCGTCGGAAGTAAAAGCACAAGGTCAGGTCAAAAGTATCATGTTTACGGGAAGAGTAGTAGGCGTAAAAGGAACACAAACTTTGGGCAAAGCCTATATTTTAATTCCCCGGGCTGGCCGGGGTACGTTGGCTGATGAAGGCGGCTATTTTGCGTTGCCCGTATTTCCGGGGGATAGTATTGTGTTCAGTTATTTGGGTTACCAAAAGCAATACCACATTATTCCCCGTCGGCACATGGAGGAATCTTATTCGGCCATTATTCTGATGAAAGAAGACGTCAAAACGTTGGCTGAAGTAAAGGTGTACCCGTACGCTACCGAAGAAGAATTCAAGAAGGCATTTGTTGCCATGAAACTACCTGATGAATTTGAACGGGCAAATCTTGAACAAAATACCCGTCAGGAGTTGCTAATGCAGATGGCGGCGGTGACGCCGTTAAGTGCTGCGGGTAACTATCGAAACTTTATGGATCAACAAATTTTTGGTCGTGAAAACGCTGCCAACCGAAGTTTTACCACAGCAGTTCCATTCTTAAATCCCTTTGCTTGGGCTAAATTCATCAATTCTGTCAAAAACGGTGACCTGAAAAAGAAAGAATACCGTTCGATTCTCAATCAAGCTCCAAGGGAAAGTATTACTCGTCAGGATGTTATGAAAAAATAA
- a CDS encoding phosphatidate cytidylyltransferase: MKSRLDSLSNLQQRIIAAIAGVSIIVGAILYADWTFLLLFCGISIFTQLEFYKLLGLDGNQPLTYYGTMCGVFINVITFLIEKEIVDFQNYFLISPMVTMIFFIKLYKKRDLKPFQNIAFTFLGIIYVAIPFSLLSVLAMRGGTYNYEIVLGCLLLLWATDIGAYFAGTYFGKRKLFERVSPKKSWEGAAGGALLAGVVAFALGTYFTSHRPWEWYCIGALMVVSSTLGDLVESLFKRSIAIKDSGSTIPGHGGFLDRFDGLLLSTPFIVTFVKIFS, from the coding sequence ATGAAATCTCGTTTGGATAGTCTTTCAAATTTACAACAACGCATCATTGCCGCTATAGCTGGGGTGTCCATCATCGTGGGCGCAATTTTATACGCCGACTGGACGTTCCTGTTGCTTTTCTGTGGCATAAGTATCTTTACACAACTCGAATTTTATAAACTTCTTGGGCTGGATGGAAATCAGCCGCTGACGTATTATGGCACCATGTGTGGGGTATTTATCAACGTCATTACTTTTTTGATTGAGAAAGAAATCGTTGATTTTCAAAACTATTTTCTCATCAGCCCGATGGTGACGATGATATTCTTCATTAAACTCTATAAAAAACGAGATCTCAAACCTTTTCAGAATATTGCGTTTACTTTTTTGGGTATTATTTACGTTGCTATTCCTTTTTCTCTTTTAAGCGTACTTGCCATGCGCGGTGGCACGTATAACTATGAAATTGTGCTGGGATGTTTGTTGTTGCTTTGGGCAACTGATATTGGAGCTTATTTTGCAGGGACTTATTTTGGAAAACGGAAATTGTTTGAACGCGTATCTCCCAAAAAATCTTGGGAAGGGGCCGCAGGAGGAGCTTTGTTGGCCGGAGTAGTTGCGTTCGCACTGGGTACTTATTTTACCTCACACCGCCCTTGGGAGTGGTACTGCATTGGGGCGCTGATGGTGGTTTCAAGTACATTAGGTGATCTTGTGGAGTCGTTGTTCAAACGGAGTATTGCAATCAAAGACTCTGGGAGTACGATTCCTGGGCATGGGGGGTTTTTAGATCGATTTGACGGGTTATTGCTTTCCACACCCTTTATTGTGACATTTGTTAAAATTTTTTCCTGA